In Desmospora profundinema, the sequence GACGGCCTTGATGGATGTGAACCTCACCCTGCCGGAAGGTTCCATCATCGGTGTAGTGGGGGAAAACGGAAGCGGAAAATCCACCTTATTGAAATTGATGGCAGGCCTCGTCCGTCCCACACGAGGACAAGTTACCTGGAACGGACAGCCGGTCAATCGGCGAATCGCATCCCAAGTAGCTTACTTATCGGAAGAAGAGACCTACTATCCGTTCTTCACGGTCCGAGAAATGTTGGCATTTAGCGCCAGTCAATTCGACGATTTCGATTGGGAGCGGGCACAAAAAATGGTGGACTTTATGCGTTTAGACCCGGACCAAAAGATAAAAAACTTATCCAAGGGCAACCGGGGGCGCGTCAAATTGATCCAAACCTTATCGAGAAATGCCCCCTTGATCCTGATGGACGAACCTCTCTCCGGCTTGGACCCGATGGTGCGCGACTCCATCATCAAAGGCTTGATTACCTTTGTCGACCTGGAAAAGCAGACCGTCGTCATCACCACTCATGAAGTGAATGAAGTGGAACCCTTGCTGGACTGGCTGGTGGCGGTACGGGACGGTGAAATCATCAAAGAAATCGAAGTGGAGGAACTGAGGGCCCAGGAACATCGGAGTATCGGCGAATGGATGAGCCAGGTGTATGCCGGGGCCACTCACAAAAAGGAGGCACGGTTATGAGCCAAGAACCCGTGTTGAGCATGCGAAACCTGACGAAACGCATCGGAAAGAAAACGATTGTGGATGGTGTCAGTCTCGATCTTTATCCGGGAGAGGTATTTGGCTTTCTGGGACCCAACGGTGCCGGAAAAACGACCACAATCCGGATGCTGGTGGGATTGATGTCCATCAGCGAGGGAGAAGTGACAATCATGGGCTCTTCCCTGAAAAGGGATTTTGAAGGGGCGATCCGTCAGGTAGGCGGTATCGTGGAAAATCCCGAGCTGTACAAATTTCTAAGCGGATACCGCAACTTGCTTCACTATGCCCGCATGTGTGACGGTGTGGGTCGGAAACGGATCGACGAAGTGGTAAGGCTGGTCGGATTGGAACACCGCATCCACGATAAGGTGAAAACCTATTCCCTGGGAATGCGTCAGCGGCTGGGTCTGGCCCAGGCCCTCCTCCATTCCCCCCGCATCCTGATCCTGGACGAACCGACTAACGGACTGGATCCTTCCGGCATCCGAGAGATCCGAGACCACTTGCGTCGACTGGCCCGCGAAGAAGGCCTTTCGGTGATGGTTTCCAGTCACCTCCTGTCGGAGATGGAACTGATGTGCGATCGGATCGGGATCATCCAAAATGGTCGGCTGATCGATGTCAAGCCGGTGGAAGAGTTCGTGGGGGCACAAGACGAAGACATCCGCCAAACATCCATCTGGACATTGGACCCGGTGGAGCGGGCGGTGGAAGTGATTCAATCCTTTACCGGAGAGGAACCGGTAACCACCTCCCGCGGCATGGAAATCACCCTGGACCGAGCGCAGATTCCAGAGCTGAATATTCGGTTGGTGGAAGCCGGAATCCTCGTCTATGCCATTGAACCCACATCCAAATCACTGGAAGACAAATTCCTGGAAGTGACGGGGGGAAGCCACATTGCTTAAGTTTGTCGGATTGATCCAAAATGAAAACATGAAAATCATCTCCCGTATCGGTACCTGGGTGATGGCAGGATTACTGATGCTGGCTGTGATCGGATTTGCGGTGGTGTCCCATTTCAACCAACCGGCAGAAACCCCGGGAGAAGACTGGAAGGAAAATCTTGCGCAGGTCAACCAGGAAAACCGTGAAATCCTGAAAAGTCCGGAGGTCGCTGGTTTTTACCGGTCCCAATTGGAAAAAGAAATAGCCATTAACCAACACCGGCTGGATGAAAACATTCCACCTGCCGACCAGACGGTATGGGGCTTTGTCATTGATGCGATTGAGCTTACTTCTCTCATCACCCTGTTTACCATCATCGTTGCTGCCACCAGTGTCGCCGGGGAATTCTCCTGGGGAACGATTAAACTCCTGCTCATCCGTGCCGTCAGCAGAAGCAAGGTTCTACTGTCCAAATACGCAGCCACGTTTCTGTACGCACTGGCCCTGTTGATCTTGTTGTTTGTCACCTCCTTTGCTGCGGGCGGAATCTTGTTTGGGCTGGGAGAGGTGTCCACTCCCCATCTGGCTTATGAAAACGGCCAGGTCGTTGAACGAAACATGCTTCTTCACATTCTCGGCCTGTTCGGCTTTGCCAGCGTCAAACTGTTGATGATGGTCACCTTCGCTTTTATGATTTCCACCGTTTTCCGTTCCAGCTCCTTGGCCATCGGCCTGTCGATCTTCCTGATGTTCGCAGGCACCCAGGCCACGTATATCTTGTCCCAGTTGGGGCATGATTGGGTCAAATACATCCTGTTCGCCAACACGGAACTCTCCGTCTACTTTGATGGCAATCCCCTGGTCTCCGGAATGACCCTCGGATTTTCGCTGACGATCTTGGCCATTCATTTCATCCTGTTTCAAGCCGTTTCGTGGATCAGCTTCCTGAAGCGGGACATAACTGCATAGGGGAACGAAAACAGCGGCTGAACTTGGTGTTCAGCCGCTGTTTTTTTAAGTAACAATCATTCAGACCGCTGCCTGATCCCGATCGGCGTTTAAATAGGCCAAGGCACCGCGGATGAGGAGTTCGGCCGAAACGATCATCGACCGTTCATCCAGATCGAATAGGGGATGGTGGTGCGGATGGTGGATTCCCTCTTCCGGATTGCCTGCACCTACGAAGCAGAATGCACCCGGTATTTTTTGCAGGTAGTAGGCGAAGTCTTCCCCCGCCATCATCTCTGGAATTTCCCAAACCTGTTCATTACCCAACATCTCGCGTGCCACTTGGGCCAACCGATGCGCTTCCGTACGGTCATTCACCAGAGTGGGATAGCCGAAACCAGATTCCACCCGGCAGTCGGCGCCGAACATCCGGCATGTCTGGACCGCCACTTCCTCAATCCGTTCATGGACCCAACGGCGCAACTGCGGATCAAAAGTGCGGACGGTTCCCTCCAGTTCACAACGCTCAGCAATCACATTAAACGCTCGCCCCCCCTGAATCCGGCCGACGGAGATGACTCCCGACTTCAACGGATCCACCTGACGACTGATAATCGTCTGCAGATTGACGACCAGGTGGGAGGCGATGGTTACTGCGTCCACCGTTTCATGGGGAAGTCCCCCGTGTCCCCCTTTACCGATCACTTCAATCGTAAAGGAGTCCGCTGCCGCCATCAGGGGGCCTTGCCGCAGGCCCACCACTCCACAAGGGAGAGGAGTCCACAAGTGCACTCCGTAAATGGCGTCCACCCCATCCAGGACGCCATCTGCGATCATCTGGGCGGCACCGCCGGGAATCTGTTCTTCCGCATGCTGAAAGATGAAAACGACCTTCCCCGGAATCTCTTGCCGCCTCGAAGCCAACAAGGAGGCCACCCCCATCAAGGTAGCAGTGTGGGCATCATGACCACAGGCGTGCATGACACCGGGAACACGGGAATGGTACTCACATGACTTTTGATCCTGGATCGCCAAGGCATCCATATCCGCCCGCAAAGCGATGGTCGGACCGGATGATCCCTCCAGCACCCCGACTACCCCGTTTCCTCCCACACCGGTTCGAACCTGGAGACCGCAATGCTCCAGCCATTCCGCCACCCGCTTTGACGTTCGCTCCTCCTGAAAGGAAAGCTCGGGATACTGGTGAAAATCCCGTCTCCAGCGCACCATCTGCGGGAACATGGCTTCAATCCGCTTGCGCCATTCTTCTTGCATGGATTCGTCTCCTCCCTTTCTTCTATCTTACCAGACCCGAAACAACTTTGCGCAAACTGTCACGCCCGTCTGCTTGCACCCCGTGACGGAACATACTATGATGGAAACGAATCCAACCGGAATCGGCACAAAAGGAGGAGCCATCATCATGGAATTGACTGACGCTGGACTGAAGGGGATTACCGGCGAATTCGGCCACGTGGAGCGTGTTATGGAACAAGTCGGCTTCGCACGGGGCGGAGCCTGGGATTACAACAAAGCCAGCTTTGATCTAAAGCTGGAAGGAAAAGATTCCGATTATTATCTGCGCGTGCAGAGTCATGTGGTAAAAGGCGTACTGGAAGACCCCAAGGCGACGATTGAGCTGGAAAATCCCGTTTTTTTGCGTCACATCTTCCCCCACGGTTTGGATGGGAACACCGAGATTCCGGAAGAACTCGAAAACACCATCCAAGAAACCATCCAACACATCAAGAAAGAGCTGGGTTAATTCAATCACGGAGGGTCCCACATACGAGAAAGACTGCTGACCGAGCCATCAGCAGTCTTTCCCTGTTCAATCGGGGGAGAATGATCATTTCGCCCGTTCGGTCTTGGACTCCTCTTCCTTGATCTCTACTCCCTCTACCTTCACGTTCACTTCCACCACCTGCAGACCGGTCATGGTTTCCACCGCTTCTTTCACATTCTGCTGCAACGTCCGGGAGACCTCGTTGATTTTCACCCCATAATGGACAATCACACGCAGGTCGATGGCCGTTTCCACCTGCCCTACTTCCACCGATACGCCGCGGGTGACGTGTCTACCGCTAACCCGTTTGGCCCATCCTTCAGTGATGCCACCAGACATGCTGGCAATTCCTTCGGTTTTAGTGGCAGCCAATCCGGCGATGACAGCCACCACATCGTCAGCAATGCGGATTGCCCCTTCAGAACCGTGTTCGTTCATCGAGTATGCCCCCTTGCCTGAATAGCCGTTCGAAGCGCGGAACCTCCGCGCCAACCACCATTTTGATCCCTTTTATTATAGCATTTCCCACCACCACGCCAAAGCGAGACCTGGAAACGAAGTGATCTTGGCGAGACTTGTGCTCTGTGAGTGCAAAGGCGAACCAAAAGCCATACCGACTCGGAGTCCCGCCATACAGACTGTTCCGACACATCCGCGTGTGTAGCGAGACCTGGGAACGAAGTGACCCTGACGCGTTTTTCAGCTGACCCGGTAACCCGCGATCCGGATCACGGTCCGCACCTGAGGATGCTCCAGGTTGACGTGGTATCCATAGTATGTGTTTCCATCCACGGTTATTTCGTGGGGTTGAAGGTATTTTCCCTGTACCATTTTAGCGAACAGCTGATTGGCCTCCGCTTCCGATAAGTTGAGCTTGCGCTGGAGGTCCTTTTTGATCCACGAACTGCCATAACTTTTATCCGAGTTGTTTGGATCCTCATACCATTCATAGATCTGAATGATGGCATCCTGCAATAAACGATCCATCTGGGATAGATTTTGGAACTGGGGAATATTCAAAAATTGAAACAGGTTATGAGAGACATCACAAAACGCTTCCATTTGGGCGGTTTTGGAAAGGCTTTCATCTTTTAGACAAAAAAGTTCCACTCGCTTCCCCCTGGTCCACAACCGGTCCATCAGCGGAATCATATCCTGATCCGCGCTGACGATTACAAAGGTATCCACCTCCGGGACGGTATGCAAGACATCCATCACATCGAGGCAAAGCTGGATGTCAGCAGCATTTTTCCGCTCATCCCCTCCACGGCCGTTTCCGTGGACCTGATGAAGATGAACGTGTTTTTTCTGCAGCTGATGAAGCGACATATTCAATTGTTCAAAGTCGGCATAAACTTCCATCATTCGAATCGATTTTTTTCCATAATGCTCCTGCAGGCGTAAAAATAGATTGTGTTGCGGTTCGGGATGATCCGGATCCATATGATATTTCTTCAGTCCATAATACACATTTTCCAGGTCAATCCATATGGCGATCGATCTATCTGTTCTCATGGTTAAAACATCCTCCTGTAATCAACTTAAACAAACGTCCCACCACAAATATATCAATAAAGTAAAGAAGATAGGAGCTCGAAATACTTAATCAATTCTACATCGGAACGCTTCTTTCCTGTTCATGGTCTGGAAGTCCGGGAGGGAAAGTCACCCATATACATACCAAAATGACCAGCCGAATTTGGCTGGCCATGAGCCCGTTTTACGGATCGAGACTCCCTCTTTAATCCGGAAACGATCCGATATAGCGCGATTGAGGACGAATGATTCGATTGTTTTCCGCTTGCTCCAATATATGGGCACACCATCCCGCTGTGCGTGCCACAGTGAAAGTCGGGGTGTACAGCTCCCGTGGCAGTCCGATCGCCTTTAACACCACGGCAGCGTAAAATTCCACATTGGTGTGCAGTTCACGATGCGGCTTCCACTGCCGCAACTGGCGCAAGGCCTCCTCTTCCACCTGAAGGGCCAGTCTAAACCACGGCTCCTCCGAAGCCAACCGCTGAGCCACTACCCGCAAGCTTTCCGCCCGTGGATCCCGTGTTCGGTAAATCCGATGTCCAAAGCCCATCAGCCGCTCCCCCCTTCGCAAGCGCCGTTCAATCCAAGCGGCAGCACGATTGGAGTCCCCGATTTGCTCTAACATCCCTTCCACTTCCGAGGGAGCCCCACCGTGGAGAGGACCCTTCAGCGCCCCGATCGCCGCAACCAACCCACTCAATCCGTCAGATTGAGTGGACGTGACTACTCTGGCGGCAAAGGTGGATGCGTTTAACCCATGTTCCGCCGTCAGAACCCAATACGCATCCAAAGCCTGTACATGAGCCGCGGACGGTTCCTTTCCAGTTAACATGTAAAGGTAGTTGGCGGCATGGGTCAAATCTTCCCGGGGTGGAATCGGATCCGTCCCCTGCAACCGATGCCAACGATGTGACACCAACGTTGGCACCCGGGCCAAAATACCCACCAGCGCCTCTGGGGTCGGCGGCCATGTCTTTCCCTCCCATGGTAGGGACGATACCCCGGTTCGCAAACTCTCCATCATCCCCTGTTCCGTTCCTAAAGAATCCAAGATGCGGACCGTCGAGGCGGGAAGCGCCCGTTTCCCCGTCCAGTCACGGCACCATCTCTCCGACTCTCTATGTTCAGGCAACCGACCAACCCACAGAAGATGAGTCACTTCTTCAAAAGAATGGCTATGGGCCAGCTTGTCGGCCCATTGTCCACGGTAAATGAGATGACCCCGTTGTCCGTCCACCATGGATAAGTGTGTATCCGCCACCGGGACTCCTTCCAGTCCTGCCATCCCCATCACTCCTTTCCCCTCTATCTTACGCTCCTCCTTTTGAAAAATCTAATTTATCTTTATAATATGATTGATAAATATCTTTTATTATCGAGGATGGTTTTTATGCATATCAATCAGCTGATCACATTTTTGGAGGTGGCGAAAACCAACCGCTTCCGAGAGGCTGCCCGCCGACTCAACTTGACGCAGCCGGCAGTCAGCGCTCAAATCCGCAGCCTGGAAGAGAGTCTGGGAACCCTTTTGTTTCATCGCCAACCCGTCTCACTCACCTCTGCCGGCCACGCATTTCTCCCCCACGCTCGTCAGATTCTGGCTTTGGCTGAGACCGGTAAGCGGGCGGTGCGGGACAGCCAATCCTCCTTGCCCTTATCCATCACGGTCGGAGCCTCTTCGGGCGCAGCCCTCACCGTATTGCCGAGATTATCGCGTTATTTCAACGGAGTCCGATCCGATATCCGGGTTTCTGTCCACACCCTGCCAGTCGTGGAAATCGTGGACGGATTGCACAGTGGACGCCTGGATGCCGGAATCGTCTATGGATCTCAAACCGATCCAGACTTGGTCAGCCAAGTGTTGATGTACGACCACTTCATCCTGATTACGCCAAAAAGCCACCCCTTGGCACAGCGAGAACATCTTCCCGTCGCGGAACTGACAGGAATGCCAATGATCTCCCTGACTCCGGAAAATCCGGAACGGCAATGGTTGGACTGGTTGCTCTCGGTGAAAAAAATCCACCCGGAAACGGTGATCGAGCTCTCCAGCGTAGAAGAAGTGAAACGGGCTGTCCGTTTTGGACTGGGAATCGCTCTGATCCCCCGGCTCAGTCGGGATGATGAAATGGACCGGGACTTACACCGGGTTCGTCTGTCCGGTTTTAATCACCAATTCCCGATTGTATTATTGCGACCCAATGACAGACACCTCTCTCCTGATCTTCTCCGCTTTTTGGAGGACACCTGCGGCATTTATTCTCCTGAATGGGAAGACTAAAAATCCATGAACCTCTCCCACTTGCGCTAACGCTAAGAAGTGGGAGTTTCTTACCATCGGAACCAAAAAGCTCTCACGCATCGAAGGGTTTGCCTTCCATACTCGAATCGAACCGATTCGGAAAGCCCTTTTGGATTCCTAAGTAAGCAACAGGCACGAATCGTACCCGGGTCGGAACAGACCATCTACTACTTCTCGCTCAGGCGATCCGTAGATACGTTTGTTTCGTGGGAACATCGAGATGCAGAATCTCTCCATGGAGGGATTTAGCTAAAATATTTCTCGCTCCATGGAGATCGCGATGCTCTTGATACCCGCAGGAACAACGGTAGTTTCTAGAAGAGACTTTCTTTCTCTTCTTGCAGACAGGACATGTCTGACTGGTATAGGATTCATCGGCTTCATGCAGATGGATTCCCCTCACGGCTAATTTGTATTGTAGGTATTTCTTTACCTTTCCGAATGACCAATTGGATAGCCGCTGGGCTTGTTTGCGAGTCGCCTTCTTTTTCTTTCTCGTCTTCCGCTGTACGCCTTTCGGGTTTCCTATGTGGACATCGGATACAGATTGCTTGACACACCAATCGACAAACTGTTTCGTTGTTTTATGGAGGGCATCATGCAGTTGTTTTTCAGATTTAGACCGCACATATCGTTTGGCCCTTTGATACTTCTTCCACTGACGTGAACCTTTTTTACACCGGGACTGAAATCGCTGAATCTCTGCCAACTTCTTGTTGCGGAGACAATGAATAGAGCGGACTTTGCGACCGGTTATGATAAGTGCCTCTCCATTTTCCGCAAAAGCAGCAAGGGTGTGGATTTCCCCCGGATCTACTCCTGCCGATTGTTTCTTTTCATAGGACTGATTCTCTTTTCCATCTTCAAAGGCAACCGATAAGTACAAGCTATTATCATAACAGAGCTCGATTTCCTTGATGGTCCCCTGTGGGAGATTCTTTGTATAGACCGTGATCGGCTTCTCCCGTTTCCCTTTATGGATTCCCATGGATAGCTGGATCTTTCCATTTGCATGGATTTTGAAGCCGTCTTTTGTCCACTTGGTGTTGTAATGGCTTTTGCTTCTATAGGGATAGCGAGCGGTTTTCACTCCTTTTCGGATCGCTTGGTGTGCAGCATCTCTGGCAAATAGGTACTTGTGACAAACGGCCTGAATGGATTGGCTATGAAGATGGAATCGTCCTTTGGTCGCTTTTTGTAATTCGGATTTAGCGATCCACTTCCCCTTATCGAGATGGTGTTGTTTCGATAATTGCAGACATTCGTTCCAAACAAGAGCGGATTCACGGTTACAGGCAAAGAGACGATCCATATCGGATGGGGATACACGAAAATTTACTTTCTTGGCTCGAAGCATGGTTTCACCTCCCCTTCTCTATCCAGCCATTCTTTTGCTCTACTGTTGATTATAGATCAAGGGGAATGTTCGGAACAGGCGTTCTTATTAAACGACCCTTGTCAGACTTGTGAGAGGGGGAAAAAACCCCTCCCTCGTCTGACGCGCCATTCATCTCACCGCTTGTAGAAGCGAGAGACTTCTGGCGCAAGGATGTTAAATAAAAAAAAGACCCCTTGCGGAGTCTTGTCGGTCTGTGGTGACTTCATCGGTTTAGCCCTGGGTCGGAGAAGGGAGGACCAGCGAATACAGATGAGCCAACTTTTGCTCCAATTCACTGATGATCTCCCGACCTTGCTCGCGGGTGATCAACCCGGCACGCACGGCAAAGTCAATCTCCCGTGACAAGCCAAACATCTGGGTGTCCAACACTTCCTCGTAGAGAGGGCATTTGGGCGCCGTCAAGTTGTCCAGCTGGACCGCGATCAGTTGCTCAATCTTCTTGGCGTCTTCCCGTAGCAAATGTTCGGCGCGCTGGGTCAATTCGAGTTGAGTCGGCGTAGACAATAGAACCCCCCCAATCCACCGTTGGTACTTCCCAACGGGTCAACTCCATTCAAACCCAGTGTACCACGACCCCCGCCTATTTGCAAAGCGAGACCTGGAAACGAAGTGACCAAAGCGAGACTGGTGCTAGTGCCCCTTCAGGTAACTTCGATCTGTTTTACTTGGCCTTCACATGAATAAGTCGGTCGGCTTGGTTTTCCGTCTTCGCTCCATGCGTGGCAAGTCACGCCGCCGGAAAATCCAAGCCTCCCTCCACGTAAACATGCGGAAAGATACGAGGCTGTCTGGTCATTCAATCTTCCGCACAAACAAGAGAGGGGCGGGATGGCTGGCTGAGAGCCTTTGTGCTTAAAGTGCAAAGAAATCCGTTGTCCCGACACTTCAATCAAAACAGACTAACGGCAACCGGATGGAATTCCTAAAAAATGGATAGGTCCAAAGTCTGGCTCAACTCCTTGAGAAGGGCACCGCCGGCAATGCTGTTTCCCTTTTCATCCAAGGCGGGGCCAAACACACCAATTCCCATTTTTTCTGGAACGGAAGCCATGATTCCACCGGATACTCCGCTTTTGGCCGGAATACCGGCATAGATGGCAAATTCCCCTGATGCATTATACATCCCGGTCGTGATCATGAATGTTTTCACCAGGCGGGCCAGTTCCCGGGGAACCACCGACTCCCCCGATGCGTTCACCCCTAAACGGGCCAAACAGAGTCCCATTTGTGCCAAATCATCACAAGTGACTGCAATGGCACATTGCTGAAAATAAAGCTCCAAAGTGGATTCCACATCGTCGATGATGCCATATTCCTTCAGAAAGTGAGCCATCGCACGATTGCGATAACCCGTAGCCCGTTCCGAATGATAAACCGCCGAATCGATATCGATCTCTTGGTTATCCGCCATGTTGCGTACCAGAGACAAAACGCGCTGTAAGCGGTCATCCACCGTTCTGCCGCGGATCAGCGAACTGACAACCAAAGCTCCGGCATTGATCATCGGATTCAGCGGCTTTCCGGGGGAATCCACCTCCAATTTGTAGATCGAGTTAAACGGATCTCCCGATGGTTCCATTCCCACTCGATCAAAAACGGCCTCCTCATCATGGTCCATTAAGGCCAGAATCAAGGTAAACACCTTGGAAATGCTTTGAAGCGTAAATGCGACTGGACAATCACCAGCGGAAAACTCCTCCCCTTCCACCGTGTGGACCGTCACACCGAGAGCGAGGGGGTTTTGTTCTCCCAGCTGGGGGATGTAATCGGCCAACTTCCCGTCCTGCCCCTTCTCCCGGTGTTTTTCGACCAATTCATCCAATAACGCTTGCATCGGTATCCTCCTTCCGGCGGATCCCCTCTGATTGTCATCCCTCAGGGGCATCCTCCTCATCCATGATCAGTGACTCCTTTATTTTTCTCTTCCGACTCCTTCTGTATAATGGAAAAGGGAAAATGGGAGGAGCGTCAACATGAACGATGTCATTATGATTACCGGCAAGGTGGCTTACCAAATCAATGTAGATCCTAGCATCTGGATATTCGATGACCGACGGTTTGACATGCAAGATCGCTTTCCCGGGGTCGACGGTCTGGGCATGGAGCTGGCTCCGTTCTTAGAACATGCCCGTCCGGAAGAAGATGCCTCCAGAATGGTGATTCACCGTCGCGAAGGGAATCCGGTCCTGTTGTCCTTGGAGCAAGCCCGCTCGGCAGTACTCCAATTTGCCCGGGAGGGAAAGCCGATCCGTCCCGACGGGCCCGCCCTGCTGTATCTGACTGATGGAGGGGATCCGACCCGACCGATCAGCCACATCGAGCGGATGGAGATCCGCTGACAATCCCTTCGTGCCCATCTTACTCGTTCTCCGGCTTCACGCAAGGGGCGGTCAGCATGCTTTTCCGTTTTAAGGTGCAATGCATGGACAGGTCAAGTGAAAACCCGGCTCCACGTCAATCGTGTGAGCCGGGTTTTCCAATTATAATCCGGGTTTCTTTTGGAGAGAAAAGGTGGCCGTAGCCAAAGCGATCAACCGCCCCTGTTCGTTTTCCACCCGGCATTCCGTTACCGCCAAAGTTTGACCCATCTGTAACAGGTGAGCGGTGGAAATCAGCTCCTCGCCCCGTCCCGGTTGCAGATAGTGAACCTTCATTTCCGCCGTTACCGCAAAACGCTCATCCGGCAAACTACGGTTCACCAAGGAGCCCATCGTCGAATCGACTAAGGTGGCGGTGATTCCTCCATGGACAAATCCACCCCGGTTCAACATATAGGGTGTGATCGGAATCCGGAAGCGGTAACTCTTTGAATCCGTAAACTTCCCGGCCAAACCAAGAAAGCCCGACGGGTAAGCGCTGTTCCGTTCCCGTTTTTGC encodes:
- the glsA gene encoding glutaminase A, with the protein product MQALLDELVEKHREKGQDGKLADYIPQLGEQNPLALGVTVHTVEGEEFSAGDCPVAFTLQSISKVFTLILALMDHDEEAVFDRVGMEPSGDPFNSIYKLEVDSPGKPLNPMINAGALVVSSLIRGRTVDDRLQRVLSLVRNMADNQEIDIDSAVYHSERATGYRNRAMAHFLKEYGIIDDVESTLELYFQQCAIAVTCDDLAQMGLCLARLGVNASGESVVPRELARLVKTFMITTGMYNASGEFAIYAGIPAKSGVSGGIMASVPEKMGIGVFGPALDEKGNSIAGGALLKELSQTLDLSIF
- a CDS encoding PaaI family thioesterase, which translates into the protein MSLREELEAVLCDGTDEEREILRLSLQAIRQKRERNSAYPSGFLGLAGKFTDSKSYRFRIPITPYMLNRGGFVHGGITATLVDSTMGSLVNRSLPDERFAVTAEMKVHYLQPGRGEELISTAHLLQMGQTLAVTECRVENEQGRLIALATATFSLQKKPGL